A genomic region of Mustela erminea isolate mMusErm1 chromosome 12, mMusErm1.Pri, whole genome shotgun sequence contains the following coding sequences:
- the LRRC19 gene encoding leucine-rich repeat-containing protein 19: MKTTCITTLFWPLSMLLLSDESQSSKIEVKCNFTKNNYSLIPTDINKNVTILDLSYNQITLNIIDTRVLQTYFLLTELYLTENNVTMLYNNGFGNLSNLEILNICRNSIHVIEQGAFTGLNKLKQLYLCQNKIFHLNPDVFVPLKNLILLNLQGNFISYFDVPQLFHLELIILYGNPWNCSCSLLNLQNWLNTSNVTLENENITTCTYPDILKFYSIKTVPYNAECYSKFPPPINEDLYNHLQSISNSTFNSSLNNLKNSEHKLGKSWAFLVGVVITVLMTSFLIFAAIKCPVWYNFLLSYNHHRLEEHEAETYEDGFTGNSSSLSQVPDTNSEETIVIFEKLHSFVVDDDGFIEDKYIDTHELHEEN; this comes from the exons gaagtCAAATgtaatttcaccaaaaataattattctttgaTTCCAACagatatcaataaaaatgttactATACTTGATCTCAGTTATAACCAAATTACTTTGAATATTATAGACACTAGGGTTCTACAAACATATTTTTTACTCACTGAACTCTATTTGACTGAGAACAATGTTACTATGTTATATAATAATGGCTTTGGTAACCTCTCCAatctagaaattttaaatatctgtagaaACTCCATCCATGTAATTGAACAGGGTGCATTCACGGGcttaaataaactaaaacagTTATACCTctgtcaaaacaaaatatttcaccTGAATCCTGATGTATTTGTACCTCTAAAAAACCTGATACTTCTGAATCTGCAAGGGAATTTCATTAGCTATTTTGATGTACCACAACTGTTTCATCtggaattaataattttatatggaaatCCATGGAACTGTTCTTGCAGTCTACTGAATTTGCAGAACTGGTTGAACACATCAAATGTGACACTAG AAAATGAGAACATCACCACATGTACCTACCCAGATATCCTGAAGTTCTACAGTATCAAAACAGTACCTTATAATGCTGAGTGCTACTCAAAATTTCCTCCACCTATAAATGAAGATCTTTATAACCACCTTCAGTCCATTAGCAACTCAACATTTAATAGCTCTTTgaacaacttaaaaaattcag AACATAAACTTGGAAAAAGCTGGGCTTTTCTGGTTGGTGTGGTGATCACTGTACTGATGACTTCATTCCTCATTTTTGCTGCTATCAAATGCCCAGTATGGTATAATTTTCTGCTTAGTTACAATCATCATCGCCTGGAAGAGCATGAAGCAGAAACCTATGAAGATGGTTTTACTGGAAATTCAAGTTCTCTTTCACAGGTCCCAGATACAAACTCTGAAGAAACTATAGTAATATTTGAAAAACTGCATTCATTTGTGGTAGATGACGATGGGTTTATTGAAGACAAATATATAGATACTCATGaattacatgaagaaaattaa